The proteins below come from a single Malus domestica chromosome 03, GDT2T_hap1 genomic window:
- the LOC103407945 gene encoding protein S40-7-like, producing the protein MDNRYGLIRQGSGVWRALRDGDFEEEDIWEVLKDRNNSKDMATGSKSSNVSVARHLPTAARMIPKPSSHNYASGSSCSSSNTTNHEAKIVHQSAPVNIPDWSKLYGQKPNKASKNGSWRKYEGGDDDDEGRDDGGRDSSDDYEVEEEEEEEEEEEYDSKEPPHEFIARRLARSQISSFSVCEGAGRTLKGRDLSKVRNAVLSKTGFLESL; encoded by the coding sequence ATGGACAATAGGTATGGCCTAATAAGGCAGGGCAGTGGAGTTTGGAGGGCCTTGAGAGATGGAGACTTTGAGGAAGAAGATATTTGGGAGGTTCTAAAAGATAGAAACAATAGTAAAGACATGGCTACTGGATCCAAAAGTTCCAATGTTTCTGTTGCAAGGCACCTCCCAACTGCTGCAAGAATGATTCCAAAACCCAGCAGCCACAATTACGCCAGTGGTAGCAGCTGCAGCAGCAGCAATACTACCAATCATGAAGCCAAAATTGTGCATCAATCAGCACCTGTCAACATTCCTGATTGGTCCAAGTTGTACGGTCAGAAGCCAAACAAGGCCTCCAAGAATGGTTCTTGGAGAAAATATGAGGgcggtgatgatgatgatgaaggcaggGATGATGGCGGCAGAGATAGCAGTGATGATTAcgaggtggaggaggaggaggaggaggaggaggaggaggagtatGATTCAAAGGAACCCCCTCATGAGTTTATTGCTAGGAGGCTTGCAAGGAGTcagatttcttctttttctgtttgTGAAGGTGCAGGGAGGACCCTCAAAGGGAGGGATCTCAGCAAAGTGAGGAATGCTGTTTTATCAAAAACTGGATTTCTTGAGTCACTATGA
- the LOC139194774 gene encoding uncharacterized protein → MTNISRLPFMDEIKHAEPLCEFSMPHFTYFKGDEDSDRHLKHYRSAMILYRNNDDLMYKIFATTLQGVAQDWFYTLPPQSIQSFDKLSLVFTKEYSSYHSIKKKSDHLFNVKKNPKKLLRDYVKRFKVKNAKIVGCNDSIVRVAFQKGLPADHPLFKKLILKEDLTLADSFAMAEKHALWDEVHQCPFKANPSDLKYEFPLL, encoded by the coding sequence atgaccaacataagcaggttacCCTTCATGGATGAGATCAAGCACGCAGAGCCTCTatgcgagttcagcatgccacatttcacatatttcaaaggggatgaagactcGGAtagacacttaaagcactatcgaagcgcaatgatcctctatcgaaaTAATGATGATCTCATGTataagatattcgccaccactctacaaggtgtggcgcaagattggttctacaccctgccgccacaatccatccagaGTTTTGACAAACtatctttggttttcaccaaagaatattcatcatatcactcgatcaagaagaaatccgaccacttgttcaacgtcaagaagaacccaaaaaagttgcttcgcgactatgtgaagaggttcaaagtaaAGAATGCAAAGATAGTCGGATGTAATGACTCGATAGTTAGagtagccttccaaaaaggacttccagcagaccacccactaTTCAAAAAACTGATattgaaagaagatctaactctggcagactctttcgctatggcagaaaagcatgcactttgggacgaagtTCACCAATGCCCATTCAAGGCAAATCCGAGCGATCTTAAATATGAATTCCCACTACTCTGA